From Chryseobacterium tructae, one genomic window encodes:
- a CDS encoding DUF4280 domain-containing protein has translation MSQYITDTTQLKCDKGASSTPLTVTSQSFMNIDGKLQATEEDKQPNTNIKPFGLCSVLRSSCTPSPVKWDNTSNFKIEGKKELLDSSTCQCSVGGKISVVKSAQNFVQE, from the coding sequence ATGTCTCAATATATAACAGATACCACCCAGCTAAAATGTGATAAAGGAGCTTCATCAACGCCACTCACAGTAACTAGTCAATCCTTTATGAACATTGATGGAAAACTACAGGCTACAGAAGAAGATAAGCAACCTAATACTAACATTAAACCTTTTGGTTTATGTAGTGTTTTAAGGTCTTCCTGTACACCTTCACCTGTTAAATGGGACAATACCTCTAATTTTAAAATTGAGGGTAAAAAAGAGCTATTAGATAGCTCTACATGCCAGTGTTCCGTTGGTGGTAAAATATCAGTTGTAAAGTCAGCCCAGAACTTTGTTCAGGAGTAA
- a CDS encoding TonB-dependent receptor plug domain-containing protein codes for MIAKLTTFQFHKTVFTVFVLTSQILFSQTRKKDSIKGEAIKTVNIYKKNFKEILPAQVLQGEELERLNSHSVADALRYFSGVQIKDYGGMGGLKTVNIRSMGSQHVGVFYDGIQLGNAQNGLVDLGRYSLDDLEEISLYNGQKSEIFQPAKDFGSSGSIYLQPKTPVFTGNKKTNLLIRAKSASIDLFNPSFRLEQKISKRISASVSAEFLQSDGLYKFHYSRKYPNGATASDTISKRYDSDIKAKRFETALNGTLNNGSWNIRGYGYISNRGIPAPIVKNRFKARGARMLDENYFVQANFRKKLFPKLETQLKAKFAYDYTYFNDTVLSQSAMPAINTYIQREVYLSSSNVYSINPNWDVSLNGDFQYNNLDANLYNFSYPTRYTTLVALASTYQWNRFKFLGSLLGTFTFEEVKMNKRPDDRREWTPAFFMSYQPEAIPELTLRAFYKNIFRLPTFNDLYYTSVGNTYLQPEFTHQYDVGFTYQKKYDHSLFKGLYVKVDGYYNRVKDKIVAVPTTNMFRWMMVNLGKVEIIGADVNVQAEMMLGNVKIRPLLSYTYQKAQDITNNAGEKETYYGEQIPYTPWHSGSFTLMADYKDWSFNYSTIYVGKRYDGQLDNIQYNFIQPWYTHDLSIQRKLSLAGHPFKINLEMNNVFNQYYDVVLNYPMPGRNFRLTLNFNL; via the coding sequence ATGATAGCAAAACTAACTACATTTCAATTCCATAAAACTGTTTTCACGGTATTCGTGTTGACTTCTCAAATTCTATTTTCCCAAACCAGGAAAAAAGACAGTATTAAAGGAGAAGCCATAAAGACGGTCAATATTTACAAAAAGAACTTTAAAGAAATCTTGCCTGCGCAGGTCTTACAGGGTGAAGAGCTCGAAAGGCTCAACAGTCATTCTGTTGCTGATGCCTTACGGTATTTTTCCGGTGTCCAGATTAAAGATTATGGCGGCATGGGAGGTTTGAAGACGGTCAACATTCGAAGTATGGGAAGCCAGCATGTAGGTGTTTTCTATGATGGAATCCAGTTGGGGAATGCTCAAAACGGATTGGTAGATTTGGGAAGGTACTCTCTGGATGATCTGGAAGAGATCTCCTTGTACAATGGTCAGAAAAGTGAAATTTTTCAGCCCGCAAAAGACTTCGGATCATCAGGATCTATTTATTTGCAACCCAAAACGCCTGTATTCACAGGAAATAAGAAAACCAATCTTTTGATCAGAGCAAAAAGTGCTTCTATTGATTTATTTAATCCTTCTTTCCGTTTAGAGCAAAAGATTTCCAAAAGAATTTCAGCAAGTGTCAGTGCAGAATTCCTTCAAAGTGATGGTCTTTATAAATTCCATTATAGCAGGAAATATCCTAATGGAGCTACTGCTTCTGATACCATTTCCAAAAGATATGACTCCGACATTAAAGCAAAGCGCTTTGAAACTGCTCTTAATGGAACTTTAAATAACGGAAGCTGGAATATACGTGGGTATGGATATATTTCAAATCGAGGTATTCCGGCACCTATTGTGAAGAACCGTTTCAAAGCAAGAGGAGCAAGAATGCTTGATGAAAATTATTTTGTGCAGGCCAATTTCAGAAAAAAGCTGTTTCCTAAGCTTGAAACTCAGCTGAAGGCAAAGTTTGCTTATGATTATACTTATTTTAATGATACTGTATTGTCTCAGTCTGCGATGCCCGCCATCAATACTTATATTCAACGGGAGGTTTATCTTTCCTCTTCCAATGTATACTCCATCAATCCTAATTGGGATGTCAGTCTGAATGGAGATTTTCAGTACAATAATCTGGATGCTAATTTGTATAATTTTTCATATCCTACCCGCTATACTACGCTTGTAGCTTTAGCTTCTACCTATCAATGGAACAGGTTTAAGTTTTTAGGAAGCCTTTTAGGGACATTTACCTTTGAGGAAGTAAAAATGAATAAGCGCCCTGATGACAGGAGAGAATGGACACCCGCTTTCTTTATGAGCTATCAGCCGGAAGCAATACCAGAGCTGACCCTTAGAGCTTTCTATAAAAATATTTTCAGATTACCCACCTTTAATGACCTGTACTATACGAGTGTTGGAAATACCTATCTGCAACCTGAGTTTACTCATCAATATGACGTGGGGTTTACCTATCAGAAAAAATATGATCATTCCCTATTTAAAGGTCTTTATGTAAAAGTAGACGGCTATTATAACAGAGTAAAAGATAAAATTGTGGCTGTGCCAACCACCAATATGTTTCGTTGGATGATGGTGAACCTTGGGAAGGTTGAAATCATTGGAGCGGATGTAAACGTACAGGCTGAAATGATGTTGGGGAATGTGAAAATTAGACCATTATTATCGTATACCTATCAGAAGGCTCAGGACATAACAAATAATGCCGGAGAGAAAGAAACTTATTATGGAGAACAGATCCCTTATACACCATGGCATAGCGGATCCTTTACCCTAATGGCTGATTATAAAGACTGGAGCTTCAATTACAGTACAATCTACGTAGGAAAAAGATATGACGGGCAGCTGGATAATATTCAGTATAATTTTATTCAGCCTTGGTATACCCACGATCTTTCTATTCAGAGAAAACTGAGCCTGGCCGGACATCCTTTTAAAATCAATCTGGAAATGAATAATGTTTTTAACCAGTATTATGATGTGGTACTCAATTATCCTATGCCGGGAAGAAACTTCAGACTCACTTTAAACTTTAATTTATGA
- a CDS encoding polysaccharide deacetylase family protein, which translates to MGDTKKLAIRELKDSKSVKIVQREIYLTFDDGIQAGTEEVLQLLKEKGIKGTFFLTGIHLYYFIEKSKDRKRSLDVLKDIYENHAIGNHSYSHVNDFYKNAYKEGIKYKGDGSKPEDKRSVFTDFTKCKEQILYYLDEIYGKGAIKNRNVPLSKNQTVPLARFPGRNTWHTKEFVDIDSDNSKDTKDEAKELFEKREYQVYGWDCEWNIKSWDFKNASVAKVQEKVTNKTMDFGNDDDVHPYYDMYSKQYIGFDRVSESWETVRDELLDMSYYGGLWDAVGKKNGKVILLMHERAFRNGKLVNGVVDLKNKDEINKLGQLIDYFQKRKADFKTLDKY; encoded by the coding sequence AGGCAGGAACAGAAGAAGTCTTACAATTATTAAAGGAAAAAGGAATTAAAGGAACATTTTTCTTAACGGGGATACATTTATATTACTTTATTGAGAAAAGTAAGGATAGAAAAAGATCTTTAGATGTATTAAAAGATATATATGAAAATCACGCTATAGGTAACCATAGCTATTCACATGTAAATGATTTTTATAAAAATGCCTATAAGGAAGGGATTAAATATAAAGGAGATGGAAGTAAACCGGAAGATAAAAGAAGTGTATTTACTGATTTTACAAAGTGTAAAGAACAAATTTTATATTACTTAGATGAAATTTATGGAAAAGGAGCTATAAAGAATAGGAATGTTCCTTTATCTAAAAATCAGACTGTCCCATTGGCTAGATTTCCAGGAAGAAATACTTGGCACACTAAAGAGTTTGTAGATATTGATTCCGATAATAGTAAGGATACAAAAGATGAAGCCAAAGAATTATTTGAAAAAAGAGAATATCAAGTGTACGGTTGGGACTGTGAATGGAATATTAAGAGTTGGGATTTTAAAAATGCTTCTGTTGCAAAGGTTCAGGAAAAAGTTACTAATAAAACTATGGATTTTGGCAATGATGATGATGTCCATCCTTATTATGATATGTACTCGAAACAGTATATTGGATTTGATAGGGTTTCAGAATCTTGGGAAACTGTTCGTGATGAACTATTAGATATGTCGTATTATGGAGGTTTATGGGATGCTGTTGGAAAGAAAAATGGAAAAGTTATTTTGTTAATGCACGAAAGAGCATTTAGAAATGGAAAATTAGTTAATGGAGTTGTAGATTTGAAAAACAAAGATGAAATAAACAAATTGGGACAACTTATTGATTATTTTCAAAAACGAAAAGCTGATTTTAAAACATTAGATAAATACTAA
- a CDS encoding YncE family protein: MKKLNIYFLFLTLIALVSCRTDDVIIPMEVVEGLNPVENTAIKGFYVLNEGNMGSNKCTLDFFDYTKGTYFRNIYSEINPNVLKELGDVGNDIKIYGSKLYIVVNVSNTIEVLEAKTAKHIKSIYLQNCRYMTFKDGKAYASSYAGPVDINPLAPKGKVAEIDTVSLTIQRTATVGYQPEEMEIVGNQLFVANSGGYMVPNYDRTVSVIDLNTFTEKKKIDVAINLHRLKKDNYGDLYVSSRGDYYNVPSNLYLVDAATGVIKKDFHIAVSEMTIVNDKLYYYGNEFNYNTHAYVKTFGIIDVKTEQVISNKIMDKEYESIIKTPYGIAVNPITEDIYMTDARNYVSMGFVYCFDKNGHFKWKTEGGNIPAHFAFLYK, encoded by the coding sequence ATGAAAAAGCTAAATATTTATTTTCTGTTTTTGACATTGATTGCGCTTGTTTCCTGTCGTACCGATGATGTCATTATTCCTATGGAAGTTGTGGAAGGGCTTAACCCTGTTGAGAATACGGCAATAAAAGGATTCTATGTATTGAATGAAGGAAATATGGGCAGCAACAAATGCACTCTTGATTTTTTTGATTATACCAAAGGAACCTATTTTAGAAATATCTATTCAGAGATCAATCCCAATGTTTTAAAAGAACTGGGGGATGTAGGAAATGATATTAAAATCTACGGAAGTAAACTATACATTGTAGTTAATGTTTCCAATACTATCGAAGTGCTGGAGGCCAAAACCGCCAAGCATATCAAATCAATTTATTTACAGAATTGCAGATACATGACCTTTAAAGATGGAAAAGCATATGCCAGCAGTTATGCAGGACCTGTAGATATCAACCCGCTGGCTCCCAAAGGAAAAGTAGCAGAAATAGATACGGTATCCCTTACCATTCAGCGAACTGCAACAGTAGGATATCAGCCGGAAGAAATGGAAATTGTAGGGAATCAATTATTTGTTGCCAATTCCGGAGGATATATGGTACCAAATTATGACAGAACCGTTTCAGTAATTGATCTGAACACTTTTACTGAAAAGAAAAAAATTGATGTAGCCATCAACCTTCACCGTCTTAAAAAAGATAACTACGGAGATCTTTATGTGAGTTCAAGAGGAGATTATTATAATGTTCCTTCCAATTTATACCTGGTAGATGCAGCAACAGGAGTGATCAAGAAAGACTTTCATATTGCTGTGAGTGAAATGACCATTGTGAATGATAAACTGTATTACTATGGAAATGAATTCAACTATAACACCCATGCTTATGTAAAAACATTTGGAATCATAGATGTAAAAACCGAGCAGGTTATTTCCAATAAAATTATGGATAAGGAGTATGAATCAATCATTAAAACACCTTACGGAATTGCAGTAAATCCAATTACTGAAGACATCTATATGACAGATGCCCGAAACTATGTATCGATGGGATTTGTATACTGTTTTGATAAAAACGGACATTTTAAATGGAAAACTGAAGGCGGAAATATCCCTGCCCATTTTGCTTTTTTATATAAATAA
- a CDS encoding cell surface protein gives MHKRTINYLTTGILSLLFAGVIASCKHDDDEVVPPVTEVIPPTFKGLDTAYTIERFRVLSIPTNISGNITWSINDSIISKNSELEFISTKKATYPLTLKVGTDKVFHSKIVVTKEKGTLSQYISKVFDFRPAVGQFMNEIPEFEQGNTTANMIKKANDYLVGSNPSMVSLGGFGGYVVFGFDHTIPNMEGRDFKILGNAFFGNEANDPRSGNCEPGIIMVAYDKNKNGKPDDDEWYEIAGSEYFKNTTVKNYNITYFKPNENKTPVPGNNPWQTDIEYIKWQDNQGNTGFKTRNAFHSQSYYPLWFSDASYGFTGTRLKDNYYDQSGVGNYWVGKSYEFGYADNAPNNDEASNIDISWAVDRNGKYVKLPGIDFVKVYTGVNQEAGWLGEVSTEVAGAYDLHLKK, from the coding sequence ATGCATAAAAGAACGATTAATTATTTAACAACCGGTATTCTGTCTCTTCTGTTTGCAGGGGTCATAGCCTCTTGTAAACATGACGATGATGAGGTAGTTCCTCCTGTTACTGAAGTAATACCTCCTACATTTAAAGGTTTAGATACAGCTTATACTATTGAACGATTCAGGGTATTAAGCATTCCTACCAATATTTCAGGAAACATTACCTGGAGTATTAATGATTCTATTATTTCTAAAAATTCCGAACTGGAATTTATCAGTACTAAAAAAGCCACTTATCCTTTAACACTAAAAGTAGGTACTGATAAAGTATTTCATTCCAAAATTGTTGTCACTAAAGAAAAAGGAACGTTGAGTCAATATATTTCCAAAGTATTTGATTTCCGCCCGGCTGTAGGACAGTTTATGAATGAGATTCCTGAATTCGAACAGGGAAATACAACCGCAAATATGATCAAGAAAGCCAATGATTATCTCGTGGGTTCTAATCCTTCTATGGTAAGTCTTGGAGGCTTCGGGGGATATGTAGTATTTGGTTTTGATCATACCATTCCCAATATGGAAGGAAGAGATTTTAAGATCCTGGGAAATGCCTTCTTTGGAAATGAAGCCAATGATCCACGTTCCGGAAACTGTGAACCGGGAATTATTATGGTAGCGTATGATAAAAATAAAAACGGAAAACCTGATGATGACGAATGGTATGAAATTGCCGGAAGCGAATATTTTAAAAATACAACTGTAAAGAATTACAACATTACCTATTTCAAACCTAATGAAAATAAAACTCCGGTTCCTGGCAACAATCCATGGCAGACCGATATAGAATATATCAAATGGCAGGATAACCAAGGAAACACAGGATTTAAAACAAGAAATGCCTTTCATTCACAAAGCTATTATCCTTTATGGTTTTCAGATGCTTCTTACGGCTTTACAGGAACAAGGCTTAAAGATAATTATTACGATCAGAGTGGAGTAGGAAACTATTGGGTAGGAAAATCTTATGAATTTGGATATGCAGATAATGCTCCTAATAATGATGAAGCTTCCAATATTGATATTTCATGGGCAGTGGACAGAAATGGGAAATATGTAAAGCTCCCTGGAATTGATTTCGTAAAAGTGTACACAGGGGTCAATCAGGAAGCCGGATGGCTGGGAGAGGTTTCTACGGAAGTAGCAGGAGCCTACGATTTACATTTAAAAAAATAA
- the rpsT gene encoding 30S ribosomal protein S20, translating into MANHKSALKRIRQNETRRLRNRYYHKTARTALKALRNEENKAAATEQLPKVIALLDKLAKKNIIHKNKAANLKSKLTKHVNKLA; encoded by the coding sequence ATGGCAAATCATAAATCAGCACTAAAGAGAATCAGACAGAACGAAACTAGAAGACTTCGTAATAGATATTATCACAAGACTGCTAGAACAGCATTGAAAGCCTTAAGAAATGAGGAAAACAAAGCTGCTGCAACAGAGCAACTGCCAAAAGTTATCGCTTTATTGGATAAATTAGCTAAGAAAAATATTATCCACAAAAACAAAGCGGCTAACTTAAAAAGCAAATTGACAAAGCACGTTAATAAATTAGCGTAA
- a CDS encoding T9SS type A sorting domain-containing protein, protein MKTNLLLSSRAVKAVVFASLLFLAGGKSFAQIVKYYANAQESKVYGVCIGCGVVNPLNAIGSNETDYSVLQVSIGVLARTEQTLIFPNSAYTNKLVVGIGSNGTPLSAQVLGGVSIETFNGNVSNNDYQNLNNDILKLGAGDPSKGEIELTMNKPYDRIKISVNGGLLSLGGEFRVYYGYQYRDPFISLMAHAENGQITLDKNLVLDGSEVSLINTSGKEVFRSKLKSNTFETRQPGGLYILNLQTKEGKTYSRKIMIK, encoded by the coding sequence ATGAAAACTAATTTATTATTGAGTTCGCGCGCGGTGAAAGCCGTTGTTTTTGCTTCATTGCTATTTTTGGCAGGCGGAAAATCTTTCGCTCAGATCGTAAAATACTATGCTAACGCCCAGGAAAGTAAAGTATATGGTGTATGTATAGGCTGTGGAGTAGTAAATCCATTGAATGCCATTGGCTCTAATGAAACTGATTATTCTGTTCTACAGGTTTCAATTGGTGTATTAGCTCGTACTGAACAAACCTTGATCTTCCCTAACAGTGCTTACACAAACAAATTGGTTGTAGGTATTGGTTCTAATGGAACTCCTCTAAGCGCACAAGTATTAGGAGGTGTATCTATTGAGACATTCAATGGAAATGTTTCCAACAACGATTACCAAAACCTAAACAACGACATTTTAAAGCTTGGGGCTGGTGATCCAAGCAAAGGTGAAATTGAACTTACCATGAACAAGCCTTATGACCGTATTAAGATTAGTGTAAATGGTGGTTTACTGAGTTTAGGAGGAGAATTTAGAGTTTATTACGGATATCAGTACAGAGATCCTTTCATCAGCTTAATGGCTCATGCTGAAAACGGGCAGATCACACTGGATAAAAATTTAGTATTGGACGGTTCAGAAGTAAGTCTTATCAATACTTCCGGAAAAGAGGTATTCCGTTCCAAACTAAAATCCAATACGTTTGAAACAAGGCAGCCGGGTGGTCTCTACATCCTCAACCTTCAGACCAAAGAAGGCAAAACTTATTCTCGAAAAATTATGATCAAATAA
- a CDS encoding T9SS type A sorting domain-containing protein: MSPNPTSGQITLDGNILMIGSEISIRNTSGTEVYHSLFRSKTFDLPSSLPAGVYMLTLQTKDKKVYTRKIILNR; the protein is encoded by the coding sequence ATATCTCCCAATCCTACTTCCGGTCAGATCACTCTTGATGGCAATATCCTTATGATCGGTTCTGAAATTTCCATCAGAAATACCTCAGGAACAGAAGTATACCATTCTCTTTTCAGATCAAAAACATTTGATCTTCCCTCTTCATTACCTGCAGGAGTTTATATGCTGACATTACAGACAAAGGATAAAAAGGTCTATACCCGTAAAATTATTCTGAACCGATAA
- a CDS encoding DUF5074 domain-containing protein, whose translation MKKFYLFTLLFLFAFFTNAQIKVQGVPRNDVSGNTQLNTINKNITTNISFSDIQYWVGTGSNQAAFVVQWNDSKNPDALVWGFKWDGNATGEDMLKAIAKADKRFFTLLYQGTQFGTAVGGLGFDLNGQDSNALIKSGNATYPLYPVNGIVNTTAYDFDDYVAKDVNDHWTSAWYNGYWSYWVKDPTDPDFGYSGLGASSRVLQNGSWDVWNFSPSSGGVPISSTLTPVSPYVSSTNFTNGFFMVNEEWFGHTNGSVNFIENNGQINYRVYSNANNNHAFGATTQFGTIYGDKFYFVSKQAADGGDSQYTPGGRLVIANAQTMQKIATFNTIGGGDGRSFLGVNENKGYIGASNGIFLFDIANLQVGNMIAATGGGSQYAGQIGNMIRTSKYVFAVKQTAGILVIDPTTDTVVNTIAGAFISVTQAKDGSIWAIQNQKLANIDPTTLAVQYYNIPTTKYSDTWGAWNAGSFTASNTENTLYWIKAGTGFNPGNQVVKFDVTTKVFNESFITLPGQTGTYKQIPYGAALRVNPATGNLILNTTESGFGAHYQKNWIHTFDNNGNLIDTKTLADYYWFPSLAVFPDNTAPVVNNTFPSQVNATGTTSIDLKTMVSDEDSFGSSIVKSVKSNSNPSVVIADINANEELVLTPIASGTSDIVISFNSNGKVVERTLRVNSTTSTLATAEVKKLEFGIYPNPVTDILYIKTQEKVVSVAIYDISGKLINTQFNNGQVNVSSLPKGMYILKAVTDKAVYQQKLIKN comes from the coding sequence ATGAAAAAGTTTTACCTTTTTACGCTGCTTTTTCTGTTTGCATTTTTCACGAATGCTCAGATAAAAGTGCAGGGTGTCCCACGAAATGATGTTTCGGGGAATACCCAATTGAATACCATCAATAAGAATATTACAACGAACATCAGTTTTTCTGATATTCAGTATTGGGTGGGGACAGGTTCTAACCAGGCTGCATTCGTAGTACAGTGGAATGATAGTAAAAATCCGGATGCTTTGGTATGGGGTTTCAAATGGGACGGAAATGCTACAGGCGAAGATATGCTTAAAGCGATTGCAAAGGCAGACAAAAGATTCTTTACATTGCTTTACCAGGGAACACAGTTCGGAACAGCAGTAGGAGGATTGGGGTTTGATCTGAATGGTCAGGATTCAAATGCACTTATTAAAAGCGGTAATGCAACCTATCCTTTATATCCCGTTAATGGTATTGTCAATACAACAGCGTATGATTTTGATGATTATGTTGCAAAAGATGTCAACGATCACTGGACATCTGCGTGGTATAACGGGTATTGGTCTTATTGGGTGAAAGATCCTACTGATCCTGATTTTGGATATTCAGGGTTAGGAGCTTCTTCTCGTGTTCTTCAAAACGGTTCATGGGATGTATGGAATTTTAGCCCGTCTTCAGGAGGAGTTCCTATTTCATCTACCTTAACACCAGTTTCACCTTATGTAAGTTCCACTAACTTTACCAACGGGTTCTTTATGGTGAATGAAGAATGGTTTGGACATACTAACGGATCTGTCAACTTTATAGAGAATAACGGACAAATCAATTACCGTGTTTACAGCAATGCCAATAACAATCATGCTTTTGGAGCAACAACTCAATTTGGAACAATCTATGGTGATAAATTCTACTTTGTATCCAAGCAAGCCGCAGACGGCGGAGATTCTCAGTATACTCCTGGCGGTAGATTAGTTATTGCCAATGCACAGACCATGCAGAAAATCGCAACCTTTAATACCATTGGAGGTGGAGACGGAAGATCATTCTTAGGAGTCAATGAGAACAAGGGATATATTGGAGCTTCCAATGGTATTTTCTTATTTGATATTGCAAATCTACAAGTTGGGAATATGATTGCAGCAACTGGTGGTGGAAGCCAGTATGCCGGACAGATCGGAAATATGATCCGTACTTCAAAATATGTTTTTGCCGTAAAACAGACTGCAGGGATTTTAGTGATTGATCCAACTACAGACACTGTTGTGAATACTATTGCCGGAGCTTTTATTTCTGTTACTCAAGCAAAAGACGGAAGTATTTGGGCGATTCAGAATCAGAAACTGGCAAATATTGATCCTACAACTCTTGCTGTACAATATTATAATATTCCAACTACAAAATATTCTGATACATGGGGGGCTTGGAATGCAGGAAGCTTTACCGCAAGTAATACAGAAAATACATTGTATTGGATCAAAGCCGGAACTGGATTTAACCCGGGAAATCAGGTTGTAAAATTTGATGTTACTACAAAAGTATTTAATGAAAGCTTTATTACATTACCAGGGCAAACAGGCACTTATAAACAGATTCCTTACGGTGCAGCACTTCGTGTAAACCCGGCTACAGGGAATCTTATTTTGAATACTACAGAAAGTGGATTTGGAGCGCATTATCAGAAAAACTGGATCCATACATTTGATAACAATGGGAATCTTATTGATACTAAAACATTGGCTGATTATTACTGGTTCCCTTCATTAGCAGTGTTCCCGGATAATACAGCGCCGGTTGTAAACAATACCTTCCCATCACAGGTTAATGCCACTGGAACTACATCTATTGATCTCAAGACAATGGTTTCTGATGAAGACAGCTTTGGATCATCTATTGTAAAATCTGTAAAATCAAACTCTAATCCATCGGTAGTTATTGCTGATATCAATGCTAATGAAGAATTGGTACTTACCCCAATAGCTTCAGGAACATCAGATATTGTAATTAGCTTCAACTCTAATGGAAAAGTAGTAGAAAGAACTCTTAGAGTAAACAGTACTACTTCTACATTAGCAACTGCTGAGGTGAAAAAACTGGAATTCGGTATCTATCCAAACCCTGTTACAGATATTTTGTATATCAAAACACAGGAGAAAGTAGTAAGCGTTGCCATTTATGATATTTCAGGTAAGCTTATCAATACCCAATTCAATAATGGACAGGTAAATGTAAGCAGCTTACCAAAAGGAATGTACATTCTAAAAGCAGTAACAGATAAAGCTGTATACCAACAAAAGCTAATTAAAAATTAA